Proteins found in one Geomonas subterranea genomic segment:
- a CDS encoding CoB--CoM heterodisulfide reductase iron-sulfur subunit A family protein, which produces MSRIGVFVCHCGENISRTVDVEQVAKAAGEIPGVAYSCDYKYMCSDPGQTLLKKAVAEHKLDGVLVAACSPRMHEKTFRKAAEAAGLNPYLCEMANIREHCSWVHEDREMATAKAKDIVKLMVERVRKGKSLAPITVPVTKRALVIGGGIAGIQAALDIADAGHKVVLVEREPSIGGHMAQLSETFPTLDCSQCIMTPKMVDVANHPDITLYTYSEIEKVDGYIGNFQVTVKHKARSVDESKCTGCGICMTKCPKKKIPNEFDQGHGMRPAIYVPFPQAVPNTPVIDRENCTMFQSGKCGVCAKVCGPGAVDYEQQDTLTVEDVGAIVVATGFKLYTIDRKPEGSPIQGYGEFGYGTIPDIIDGMTFERLASASGPTGGKILRPSDGKEPKQVVFIQCVGSRAREKGISYCSKVCCMYTAKHTMLYHHKVHDGQAYVFFMDARTPGKGYDEFWRRAVEEEEAVYIRGMVSRMYQRGEKIVVMGSDIQVGTQVEIEADLVVLATAVQPQDGADLLAQKLGISYDKYNFYSEAHAKLKPVECATAGIYLAGACQGPKDIPDTVSQASAAAAKVMTLFAKDKLERDPVVAKVNEKYCVGCFACKKVCAYGAIEEKEIRDRQGNLVKKVAYVNPGVCGGCGTCQATCPSKSIELDGYTDEQIMAMIEAL; this is translated from the coding sequence ATGTCCAGAATCGGCGTTTTTGTGTGCCACTGCGGTGAGAACATCTCCCGCACCGTGGATGTGGAGCAGGTGGCGAAGGCCGCAGGGGAGATCCCCGGCGTCGCCTACTCCTGCGATTACAAGTACATGTGCTCGGACCCGGGCCAGACCCTGTTGAAGAAGGCGGTCGCCGAGCACAAGCTGGACGGCGTGCTGGTGGCGGCCTGCAGCCCTCGCATGCACGAAAAGACCTTCCGCAAGGCGGCCGAGGCGGCAGGGCTGAACCCGTACCTGTGCGAGATGGCCAACATCCGCGAGCACTGTTCCTGGGTCCACGAGGACCGGGAGATGGCGACGGCCAAGGCCAAGGACATCGTGAAGCTCATGGTGGAAAGGGTCCGGAAGGGGAAGTCGCTGGCCCCGATCACCGTACCGGTGACCAAGCGCGCGCTGGTGATCGGCGGCGGCATCGCCGGGATCCAGGCGGCGCTGGACATCGCCGACGCCGGCCACAAGGTGGTGCTGGTGGAGCGCGAGCCTTCCATCGGCGGGCACATGGCCCAGCTCTCCGAGACCTTCCCGACGCTCGACTGTTCGCAGTGCATCATGACCCCCAAGATGGTCGACGTGGCGAACCACCCGGACATCACTCTCTACACATATTCGGAGATCGAGAAGGTCGACGGTTACATCGGCAACTTCCAGGTCACCGTGAAGCACAAGGCGCGCTCGGTTGACGAGTCCAAGTGCACCGGCTGCGGCATCTGCATGACCAAGTGCCCCAAGAAGAAGATCCCCAACGAGTTCGACCAGGGGCACGGCATGCGCCCCGCCATCTACGTCCCGTTCCCGCAGGCGGTCCCGAACACCCCGGTGATCGACCGCGAGAACTGCACCATGTTCCAAAGCGGCAAGTGCGGCGTCTGCGCCAAGGTCTGCGGACCTGGCGCCGTCGATTACGAGCAGCAGGACACCCTCACCGTCGAGGACGTGGGCGCCATCGTTGTCGCCACCGGCTTCAAGCTCTACACCATCGACCGCAAACCCGAAGGGAGCCCGATCCAGGGGTACGGTGAGTTCGGCTACGGCACCATTCCCGACATCATCGACGGCATGACCTTCGAGCGGCTCGCCTCCGCCTCGGGACCTACCGGCGGCAAGATCCTCAGGCCCTCGGACGGCAAGGAGCCCAAGCAGGTGGTCTTCATCCAGTGCGTCGGCTCGCGCGCCAGGGAGAAGGGGATTTCCTACTGCTCCAAGGTCTGCTGCATGTACACCGCGAAGCACACCATGCTCTACCATCACAAGGTGCACGACGGGCAGGCCTACGTCTTCTTCATGGACGCGAGGACCCCGGGGAAGGGGTACGACGAGTTCTGGCGCCGCGCCGTCGAGGAAGAGGAAGCGGTCTACATCAGGGGGATGGTGTCCCGCATGTACCAGCGCGGCGAAAAGATCGTGGTCATGGGGAGCGACATCCAGGTCGGCACCCAGGTCGAGATCGAGGCCGATCTCGTGGTGCTCGCGACCGCGGTGCAGCCCCAGGACGGCGCGGACCTCCTGGCCCAGAAGCTCGGCATCTCCTACGACAAGTACAACTTCTACTCCGAGGCCCACGCCAAGCTGAAGCCTGTCGAGTGCGCCACCGCCGGGATCTATCTCGCCGGCGCCTGCCAGGGGCCGAAGGACATCCCGGACACGGTGAGCCAGGCCTCCGCCGCGGCGGCCAAAGTGATGACGCTCTTCGCCAAGGACAAGCTGGAGCGCGACCCGGTGGTCGCCAAGGTGAACGAGAAGTACTGCGTCGGCTGTTTCGCCTGCAAGAAGGTCTGCGCCTACGGCGCCATCGAGGAGAAGGAGATCCGGGACCGCCAGGGGAACCTGGTGAAGAAGGTCGCCTACGTGAACCCGGGCGTCTGCGGCGGCTGCGGCACCTGCCAGGCCACCTGCCCGTCCAAGTCCATCGAGCTCGACGGCTACACCGACGAGCA
- a CDS encoding 4Fe-4S dicluster domain-containing protein has protein sequence MKNKLMHLSNETMNIGFVKKVEALSGSSVRRCFQCGKCSAGCPMSAFMEHPPNRVVRLLQLGQGQRILAGRSIWYCASCETCTTRCPNKVDLAAIMDALRKLSWDADGPSKESYVQLANRLFIENIRTYGRQYELRLGAAFNMKSGQFLKDLMLGPKLISKGKLKMFHSKNKNIADIEGIFKRIEEMRKKGEAL, from the coding sequence GTGAAAAACAAGTTGATGCACCTCTCCAACGAGACCATGAACATCGGGTTCGTGAAGAAGGTGGAGGCACTCTCCGGCAGTTCGGTGCGGCGCTGCTTCCAGTGCGGCAAATGCTCCGCCGGCTGCCCCATGTCCGCGTTCATGGAACACCCCCCGAACCGGGTGGTGCGCCTGCTTCAGCTTGGGCAGGGACAGCGCATCCTGGCGGGGCGCTCCATCTGGTACTGCGCCTCCTGCGAGACCTGCACCACCCGCTGCCCCAACAAGGTCGATCTCGCCGCCATCATGGACGCGCTGAGAAAGCTCTCCTGGGACGCCGACGGCCCCTCCAAGGAAAGCTACGTCCAGCTCGCGAACCGCCTCTTCATCGAGAACATCCGCACTTACGGCCGCCAGTACGAGCTGCGCCTCGGTGCGGCCTTCAACATGAAGAGCGGGCAGTTCCTCAAAGACCTCATGCTGGGACCAAAGCTGATCTCCAAGGGGAAGCTGAAGATGTTCCACTCCAAGAACAAGAACATCGCCGACATCGAAGGGATCTTCAAGAGGATCGAGGAGATGCGCAAGAAAGGGGAGGCGCTGTGA
- a CDS encoding ABC transporter ATP-binding protein: protein MRNRRGAYLLGALLLVGTNVCGLAIPWLLKLAIEALQAPARAGYTPAQYGAMIAAAAVAQGIIRVFSRTTLLNAGRRIEYELREDLYANLLTLDRTYFSNWRTGDILSRLANDLTNVRMLLGFGVLSLLNTVVIYTASLILLTRISPFLTVCAVLPFPVMILIVKRMSASMFRVSKRTQEALAHLTTRVEENVSAAAVVRAYCREDGEIKSFGAVCDSYSDASMAMAKIRGMMLPVMAATGAIGTLVILFVGGNLVIRGELTLGGFVAFNGYLAMLVWPTIMFGWILNLVQRGAASMTRLSEILNARPEVAEPERPVDPGEIKGEIEYRNFSFSYGGAGMLRGIDLKIARGARIGIVGVVGSGKSTLVRMIPRLFPVAEGTLFVDGIDVNLLPLKRIRDAVGFVPQETFLFSRTIAENIGYGKPGATREEIERAARIAGLSGDLTRFPQGLDTLVGERGVTLSGGQKQRVSIARALIKEPSILILDDPLSAVDADTEEEILSALSGYYGKRTVLIVSHRLSPLRNCDRIIVLEQGAIVEQGSHAELLEVGGRYAAIHREEQLKAEIERL from the coding sequence ATGCGCAATCGCCGGGGGGCTTACCTGTTAGGGGCCCTGCTGCTGGTAGGGACCAACGTATGCGGACTTGCGATCCCGTGGCTCCTCAAGCTGGCCATCGAGGCGCTGCAGGCTCCCGCCAGGGCCGGCTACACGCCGGCGCAGTACGGCGCGATGATCGCCGCGGCCGCCGTGGCGCAGGGGATCATCCGCGTCTTTTCGCGCACCACGCTCTTAAACGCCGGCCGCCGCATCGAATACGAGCTGCGCGAAGACCTCTACGCCAACCTGCTCACCCTGGATCGGACCTACTTCTCCAACTGGCGCACCGGCGACATCCTGTCCCGCCTCGCCAACGATCTCACCAACGTACGGATGCTGCTCGGTTTCGGCGTCCTGAGCCTGTTGAACACCGTGGTGATCTACACCGCCTCCCTCATCCTGTTAACCCGGATCTCCCCGTTTCTCACCGTATGCGCCGTACTCCCGTTCCCGGTCATGATCCTGATCGTGAAGCGGATGAGCGCCTCCATGTTCCGCGTCTCCAAGAGGACGCAGGAAGCCCTGGCCCACCTCACCACCCGGGTCGAGGAGAACGTCTCCGCCGCCGCTGTGGTGCGCGCGTACTGCCGCGAGGATGGGGAGATCAAGAGTTTCGGCGCCGTGTGCGACAGCTACAGCGATGCCAGTATGGCCATGGCGAAGATCCGGGGGATGATGCTGCCGGTGATGGCTGCGACCGGAGCGATCGGCACTCTCGTGATCCTTTTTGTCGGCGGAAACCTGGTGATCCGGGGGGAGCTCACCTTGGGCGGGTTCGTCGCCTTCAACGGCTATCTCGCCATGCTGGTTTGGCCCACCATCATGTTTGGCTGGATCCTCAACCTCGTGCAGAGGGGTGCCGCGTCTATGACGCGGCTGAGCGAGATCCTGAACGCGCGCCCCGAGGTGGCGGAGCCGGAGCGGCCCGTCGACCCCGGCGAGATCAAGGGGGAGATCGAGTACCGCAATTTCAGCTTCAGCTACGGCGGCGCCGGGATGCTGCGCGGCATCGACCTGAAGATCGCAAGAGGCGCACGCATCGGCATCGTCGGCGTGGTGGGGAGCGGCAAATCGACCCTGGTGCGCATGATCCCGCGGCTTTTCCCGGTCGCTGAGGGGACGCTCTTTGTCGACGGCATCGATGTCAACCTGCTGCCGCTCAAGCGTATCAGGGACGCGGTGGGCTTCGTCCCCCAGGAAACCTTCCTCTTCTCCCGCACCATCGCCGAAAACATCGGTTACGGCAAACCCGGCGCGACCCGGGAGGAGATCGAGCGCGCGGCGCGGATCGCCGGCCTTTCCGGCGACCTCACCCGGTTTCCGCAGGGGCTGGACACCCTGGTGGGAGAGCGGGGGGTGACCCTGTCCGGGGGGCAGAAGCAGCGTGTCTCGATAGCGCGGGCTCTCATCAAGGAGCCCAGCATACTGATTCTGGACGATCCCCTCTCCGCGGTCGACGCCGATACCGAGGAGGAGATCCTCTCCGCGCTTTCCGGCTATTACGGCAAAAGGACCGTGCTCATCGTGTCGCACAGGCTCTCGCCGCTGCGTAACTGCGACCGGATCATCGTGCTGGAGCAGGGGGCCATCGTCGAGCAGGGGAGCCACGCGGAGCTCCTGGAGGTGGGAGGCCGCTACGCCGCCATCCACAGGGAAGAACAGCTTAAGGCGGAGATAGAGAGGCTTTAA
- a CDS encoding CoB--CoM heterodisulfide reductase iron-sulfur subunit B family protein has product MTPGKKRLSYSYYPGCSLHASGREYDISTRALFKALNVGLKEVPDWFCCGATPAHNVDELLSLSLCAKNLSLAEEVEGDLAVACAACFSRLKTTQHHLKEDDNKRKQVEVAIDGAAALNKPVKHILEILAREYGLAKLEESVKKPLVGLKVAAYYGCLLTRPPEVPELDDCEDPSIMEDVLRALGAEPVKWSHRMECCGANFTLSRPGVVLKLSNAILESARIAGADCIMVACPLCHGNLDIRQKEIKEAYGAPDSTLFGNIFGSELHGGSAPDQRDVPIFYVTQLAALAMGVASQSLGFESVITDPKPLLRDKQLL; this is encoded by the coding sequence GTGACACCTGGCAAGAAACGTCTTAGTTATTCCTATTACCCGGGCTGCTCGCTGCACGCCTCCGGGCGCGAATACGATATCTCCACGCGGGCCCTGTTCAAGGCGCTCAACGTGGGGCTGAAGGAAGTGCCGGACTGGTTCTGCTGCGGCGCGACCCCGGCCCACAACGTGGACGAGCTGTTGTCGCTTTCGCTCTGCGCCAAGAACCTCTCCCTGGCGGAAGAGGTCGAGGGGGACCTGGCGGTCGCCTGCGCCGCCTGCTTTTCCCGCCTCAAGACCACCCAGCACCACCTGAAAGAGGACGACAACAAGAGAAAGCAGGTGGAGGTGGCCATCGACGGCGCCGCTGCGCTGAACAAGCCGGTCAAGCACATCCTGGAGATCCTCGCCCGCGAGTACGGTCTGGCCAAGCTCGAGGAGAGCGTCAAGAAGCCGCTTGTCGGGCTCAAGGTTGCCGCCTACTACGGCTGTCTGCTGACCCGCCCGCCGGAGGTGCCGGAACTGGACGATTGCGAAGACCCGAGCATCATGGAGGACGTCCTGCGCGCGCTGGGGGCCGAGCCGGTCAAGTGGAGCCACCGCATGGAGTGCTGCGGCGCGAACTTCACCCTGTCCCGCCCGGGTGTGGTGCTCAAACTCTCCAACGCCATCCTGGAGAGTGCGCGCATCGCCGGCGCGGACTGCATCATGGTCGCCTGCCCCTTGTGCCACGGCAACCTGGATATCCGCCAGAAGGAGATCAAGGAAGCCTACGGCGCCCCCGACTCCACCCTGTTCGGGAACATCTTCGGTTCCGAGCTGCACGGCGGGAGCGCCCCCGACCAGCGCGACGTCCCCATCTTCTACGTCACCCAGCTCGCGGCCCTCGCCATGGGGGTAGCCTCGCAGAGCCTCGGTTTCGAGAGTGTCATCACCGACCCGAAGCCGCTTTTGAGAGATAAACAGCTGCTCTAG